One window from the genome of Dyella sp. A6 encodes:
- a CDS encoding 3-hydroxyacyl-CoA dehydrogenase NAD-binding domain-containing protein produces MFEGLRFSHWKTTQDDRGIVTLTLDRAGSSVNAISRQVLDELGQIVERLAIERPAGVIVHSAKASGFAVGADIKEFVTYAERGTVLENIQNGQRVYEALTRLPCPTVAAIHGACMGGGTELVLACRQRIAADDDKTRIGLPEVMLGIHPGWGGTARLPRLIGAPEALPVMLTGKPLSAKRALALGVVDRLAPPDDLLAEARALLRRPATRPFVRHVMSWATNTWIARQILAPIVIKQTAAKVRKEHYPAPFALIDVWKRGGPGIRQRLKLEARSVARLAETPTAQNLIRIFLLQERLKGAGSGVESGIRHVHVVGAGVMGGDIAAWAALKGFEVTLQDREMKYVQPALDRARKLYEKKLKTPGRIEPVMRRLRADVEGKGVAEADLAIEAIYENAEAKEALYATIEPQFQADEILATNTSSIPLDELRGRLAAPQRFLGLHFFNPVAQMPLVEVVRHDQLDPAIEKRALAFCKAIGKLPVAVKGTPGFLVNRILMPYLLEALRLYSEGVPGPVLDKAAKAFGMPMGPIELADTVGLDVCASVGKELAPFLGLELPPGLEDRLDAGKRGKKDGEGLYVWHEGKPQKPEVDPDYTPSPDLQDRMILAMVNEAVACLADGVVDDADLLDAGVIFGTGFAPFRGGPIQYIRSTGADTLKTRLLALADQYGERFTPKPGWDNPVLTTSGLTTNGLTGAPAAQT; encoded by the coding sequence ATGTTCGAAGGACTACGCTTCAGCCACTGGAAAACCACCCAAGACGACCGCGGCATCGTCACGCTGACCCTCGACCGGGCGGGCAGCAGCGTCAACGCCATCTCGCGCCAGGTGCTGGACGAACTCGGACAGATCGTCGAGCGGCTCGCGATCGAGCGTCCCGCCGGCGTCATCGTCCACTCGGCCAAAGCCTCGGGCTTCGCCGTGGGCGCCGACATCAAGGAATTCGTGACCTACGCCGAGCGCGGCACGGTGCTGGAGAACATCCAGAACGGGCAGCGCGTCTACGAGGCGCTGACCCGGCTGCCCTGCCCGACCGTGGCGGCGATCCACGGTGCATGCATGGGCGGCGGCACCGAACTGGTGCTGGCATGCCGCCAGCGCATCGCCGCCGATGACGACAAGACCCGCATCGGCCTGCCCGAAGTCATGCTGGGCATCCATCCCGGCTGGGGGGGCACCGCCCGCCTGCCACGCCTGATCGGCGCTCCAGAGGCATTGCCCGTGATGCTTACCGGCAAGCCGCTCTCCGCCAAGCGTGCACTGGCGCTGGGCGTGGTCGACCGGCTGGCCCCACCCGACGACCTGCTCGCCGAGGCCAGGGCCCTGCTGCGCCGCCCAGCCACGCGTCCGTTTGTCCGGCACGTGATGTCATGGGCGACCAACACATGGATCGCGCGGCAGATCCTGGCGCCCATCGTGATCAAGCAGACCGCCGCCAAAGTCCGCAAGGAACATTATCCGGCCCCGTTCGCACTGATCGACGTATGGAAACGTGGCGGCCCGGGCATCCGGCAACGGCTGAAGCTGGAAGCGCGCTCGGTGGCCAGGCTGGCCGAAACCCCGACCGCGCAGAACCTGATCCGCATTTTCCTGCTGCAGGAACGTCTGAAGGGCGCGGGCAGCGGCGTCGAATCGGGCATCCGCCACGTCCATGTGGTCGGCGCCGGCGTGATGGGTGGCGACATCGCCGCCTGGGCAGCCCTGAAGGGATTCGAGGTGACCCTGCAGGACCGGGAAATGAAGTACGTGCAACCGGCCCTGGACCGGGCCCGCAAGCTGTACGAGAAAAAGCTCAAGACCCCCGGCAGGATCGAGCCCGTGATGCGCCGGTTGCGCGCCGACGTCGAAGGCAAGGGCGTGGCCGAGGCTGACCTGGCCATCGAGGCGATCTACGAGAACGCCGAAGCAAAGGAAGCGCTCTACGCCACGATCGAACCGCAGTTCCAGGCCGATGAGATTCTCGCCACCAACACGTCCAGCATTCCGCTGGACGAACTGCGCGGCAGGCTCGCCGCGCCACAGCGTTTCCTGGGCCTGCATTTCTTCAACCCGGTGGCCCAGATGCCGCTGGTCGAAGTCGTGCGTCACGACCAGCTCGACCCTGCCATCGAGAAGCGCGCGCTGGCGTTCTGCAAGGCCATCGGCAAGCTGCCGGTAGCCGTGAAGGGCACCCCCGGCTTTCTGGTCAACCGCATTCTGATGCCCTATCTGCTCGAGGCCCTGCGCCTCTACAGCGAGGGCGTTCCAGGCCCGGTGCTGGACAAGGCGGCAAAGGCATTCGGCATGCCGATGGGACCGATCGAGCTGGCCGACACGGTGGGACTGGACGTCTGCGCATCCGTCGGCAAGGAACTGGCGCCGTTCCTTGGCCTGGAACTGCCGCCAGGACTGGAAGACCGGCTGGACGCCGGCAAGCGCGGCAAGAAGGACGGCGAAGGCCTGTACGTGTGGCACGAAGGCAAGCCGCAGAAACCCGAGGTGGACCCGGACTACACGCCATCACCCGATCTGCAGGACCGCATGATCCTGGCCATGGTCAACGAGGCCGTGGCCTGCCTGGCCGATGGCGTGGTGGACGACGCCGACCTGCTCGATGCCGGCGTGATTTTCGGCACCGGTTTCGCGCCCTTCCGCGGCGGCCCGATCCAGTACATCCGCAGCACCGGCGCGGACACGCTGAAGACCCGACTACTGGCGCTTGCCGATCAGTACGGCGAGCGCTTCACACCCAAACCCGGATGGGACAACCCCGTATTGACGAC
- a CDS encoding EAL domain-containing protein — MAMTGQSPGVLVVAAQRELRRALFDALDREGHMQVHSARNPTHAEILLQSDSPPALIVMAFDGDVRTCLESYAQMRGIPGCADVPMVAVLADDAPIRPAQLPGGIDDWLHAGQVDRELGARCRRLRQAKRPTQDNQGRVASQDSDFRFVFEEDDNEWVIVDPATERIIEASPAMVRHSGLASHAVLDHPIDGVIAFESVRADQVLRVADRRWHPCGRRALQGFDSGEVSARRVRHAGRDAVALVFRSDRAGVRPAVALTLLARIFATSGEHADIAGVAQMLVDEMGLDYLAVWSALPEETAEPTQLVQCWRGDEHPWPATPLQVSLRLVLDGKALMHASNAQRLAESDPLIAGLGLHGFVGLPLLDERRGVLGALLAGSRQPFAEPEIVEPVLRCAAAHFAHALELQRVREQGRAEGLIDALTGLPNRLLFNDRLDTIIREANRTGEYFAVLFVDLDRFKSINDNLGHAVGDQVLVAVTQRLRSSVRASDTVARYAGDEFILVLRHIVKNDDVQRVAEKIVQMMKKPLQLRDGTELQVTASIGISFFPKDAADAETLLKHADEAMYDAKGRGRNNYRVYDASPVQDQQNAALKSSLRHAEGNGELRVFYQPQVDAVSEDIVGMEALLRWEHPELGAISPGFFIPLAEETGLIVSIGEWVLRTACHQAMEWERRHGLRLRLGVNLSVVQLMQPELVAVVSRVLTETGLDPALLELEVTESISIKTMPNLIENMHGLHRLGCRIAIDDFGTGAASLDYLRKLPADRIKIDQSFVRNIGVDPDDEAIVRATIDMAHRLNREVVAEGVEIEQHLKFLRQNGCDELQGYLFCRPLPTASFDRLLAERETVLSGRDPIALP, encoded by the coding sequence ATGGCCATGACCGGACAGTCACCTGGGGTGCTGGTGGTGGCGGCCCAGCGTGAATTGCGGCGTGCATTGTTCGATGCACTGGATCGTGAAGGACACATGCAGGTCCATTCGGCGCGAAATCCCACGCATGCCGAGATCCTGCTGCAGAGCGACAGCCCGCCGGCCCTGATCGTGATGGCCTTCGATGGCGATGTGCGCACCTGCCTGGAAAGCTACGCGCAGATGCGTGGCATTCCAGGTTGTGCGGATGTCCCGATGGTTGCCGTGCTGGCCGACGACGCCCCGATCCGTCCGGCCCAGTTGCCGGGTGGTATAGACGACTGGCTGCATGCAGGACAGGTCGATCGCGAGCTGGGTGCACGTTGTCGACGTCTGCGCCAGGCGAAGCGACCGACGCAGGACAACCAGGGGCGCGTGGCCAGCCAGGACAGCGACTTCCGTTTCGTCTTCGAGGAAGACGACAACGAGTGGGTCATCGTCGACCCTGCGACCGAACGGATCATCGAGGCCAGTCCGGCGATGGTCCGTCACAGCGGGCTGGCGAGTCACGCGGTGCTCGATCACCCCATCGACGGTGTCATTGCGTTCGAGAGTGTGCGTGCCGATCAGGTTCTGCGTGTGGCCGATCGCCGCTGGCATCCCTGCGGACGCCGGGCGCTTCAGGGTTTCGACAGTGGTGAGGTCAGCGCACGGCGGGTTAGGCATGCCGGCCGTGATGCGGTGGCACTGGTTTTTCGCAGCGACCGTGCTGGTGTGCGCCCGGCGGTGGCGCTGACCCTGTTGGCGCGCATCTTCGCGACCAGCGGAGAGCATGCCGACATTGCCGGTGTGGCGCAGATGCTGGTCGACGAGATGGGACTCGACTATCTCGCTGTCTGGTCGGCTCTGCCGGAGGAAACGGCGGAGCCGACACAGTTGGTGCAGTGCTGGCGCGGCGACGAGCATCCCTGGCCGGCCACGCCTCTGCAGGTTTCGCTGCGACTGGTACTGGATGGCAAGGCGCTGATGCATGCATCCAACGCGCAGCGGCTGGCCGAGTCGGACCCGCTGATAGCCGGCCTTGGCCTGCATGGCTTCGTCGGCTTGCCCTTGCTCGACGAACGGCGGGGCGTGCTGGGTGCCTTGCTGGCCGGGAGCCGGCAGCCGTTCGCGGAGCCGGAAATCGTCGAGCCGGTACTGCGTTGTGCCGCGGCGCATTTCGCGCACGCCCTGGAGTTGCAGCGGGTACGTGAGCAGGGGCGCGCAGAAGGGCTGATCGACGCGCTGACCGGGCTGCCCAACCGCCTGCTGTTCAACGATCGCCTGGACACGATCATCCGCGAGGCCAACCGCACCGGCGAATACTTTGCAGTGCTGTTCGTCGACCTGGACCGGTTCAAGTCGATCAATGACAACCTGGGTCACGCGGTCGGCGACCAGGTGCTTGTGGCAGTGACCCAGCGCCTGCGCAGCAGCGTCCGTGCATCGGACACGGTGGCCCGGTATGCGGGTGACGAGTTCATCCTGGTGTTGCGTCATATCGTGAAAAACGATGACGTGCAGCGGGTGGCCGAAAAAATCGTGCAGATGATGAAGAAGCCCCTGCAATTGAGAGACGGCACCGAATTGCAGGTGACCGCTTCGATCGGTATCAGCTTCTTTCCCAAGGATGCCGCGGATGCCGAGACCCTGCTCAAGCATGCCGACGAGGCGATGTACGACGCGAAGGGCCGGGGGCGCAACAACTACCGTGTCTACGATGCCAGTCCGGTCCAGGACCAGCAGAACGCTGCGCTGAAGAGCAGCCTGCGTCATGCCGAGGGTAATGGCGAGCTACGTGTGTTCTATCAGCCGCAGGTGGATGCCGTCAGCGAGGACATCGTGGGCATGGAGGCGCTGCTGCGCTGGGAGCATCCGGAACTCGGCGCGATCAGTCCGGGCTTCTTCATTCCATTGGCGGAGGAAACCGGACTGATCGTATCCATCGGCGAGTGGGTACTGCGCACGGCTTGCCACCAGGCCATGGAATGGGAGCGCCGGCATGGGCTGCGCCTGCGTCTGGGCGTGAACCTGTCCGTGGTGCAGCTGATGCAGCCGGAACTGGTCGCCGTGGTCAGCCGGGTGCTGACGGAAACCGGGCTGGATCCGGCCTTGCTCGAGCTCGAGGTTACCGAGAGCATTAGCATCAAGACCATGCCGAACCTGATCGAGAACATGCATGGTCTGCACCGGCTCGGTTGCCGCATCGCCATCGACGATTTCGGTACCGGCGCCGCTTCGCTCGACTACCTGCGCAAGCTCCCGGCCGACCGCATCAAGATCGACCAGAGCTTTGTGCGCAATATCGGGGTGGATCCCGATGACGAGGCGATCGTGCGGGCCACCATCGACATGGCTCACCGGCTGAACCGCGAAGTGGTGGCCGAGGGCGTGGAGATCGAGCAGCACCTCAAGTTCCTGCGCCAGAACGGCTGCGACGAACTGCAGGGATACCTGTTCTGCCGGCCGCTGCCGACGGCCAGTTTCGATCGGCTGCTGGCTGAACGCGAAACCGTGCTCAGCGGCCGGGACCCCATCGCGTTGCCTTGA